TTCAAAGGATTGGGGTAGTGGAGCACTGTACAAGTAGTTACCACTGTCTGTAATGGATCATAGATAATTCTGATCAAAATTATTTGAGTATTGTCATgattaatttgaattatttgtttttcccatatttcccaTATATTTCCTCGATAGACGTGTAAACAAATATTTCTCTCATCTTGCAGGACAAATTTGTATAAAAGGTCAATTACACATATATAATTCTTTTGAGATGAACCATTTACCTACTGTGGGCCTAGGATTGTATTAAGCTGCCTCCAGACTTCTCTAAGAAGGAGTTTAGCAAGCAAGGAGGCATTTTGTGAACCTCAGTGGGAAGCCTTCCCTGATAAATGTTGTCGGAAGCTTCCATTCTGCCTGGGACACTTCCCAAGTCTTTTTGTAGTTCCCATtagatttttctggtttttttaccTACACTatgcttgttttctttgtgtttataTGAATAAATTCTCTCTTTTAAGCCTTTGATAGAGTTGTATTAAATAAACTGATGGTTTATTTCTCAGGAACCTCAGGAGCTCGTTAAGTCAGAGAGCTGAAGAGGTGGCTCTGGGTCTGAGCACCTAGGCACTGAATGTTGAtgcagcttctgcagtgtcTTGCTTCCCTTTTGCAGTTTGATTTTCATTGTGATGGAGTTGAAGAAGTCTCCTCTAAGCTGTTGCTTTTGAAcaataaagggttttttaaagttaattttcattGTCTGTTTTGCCCTGGATATCCCAAGTGCAGTGTGACGCTGAGAGGAGGTGGTATCAGAAGAGCCTGCTCATGGCCTTGTCCAGTGATGCTTTCAGCTATGTGCCCAGGAATGGGTATCTCTCAACCTCTCCAATCCCTATTCTGGTGTTGTATCACCAGAAtacaaaaaattacacaaatgcatttcttcttttgtgtttgAATTCCCTGTATTCCAGCTTGTGTCATTACCACCGCTCCTGTTTTTGTCTGAGAGTGATTTagttccttcagctgcctcagaaaAGACAGAACCAACGAGGTCCTCATTCCTGACATTGCAGGATACTTCTGGATAGGAGCATTAGGGGGACAGTGGTACAGTGTGGAAGTTTCGTCTTGAGGGGTCCTGCTGTGTACCTGAATATATAAGAGAGCTGGTGGAAAAGCTCACCAAGCCGCTGCCCGTAATTTACAATCAGTCCTGGCTGACAAAGGAGGCCCCAGGAACCCGGAGTGTGGCCAGTGTTACGCTTATCTTCAGGAAGGGTCAGAAGTGGAATCCAGGGAGCTAcgggcctgtcagcctgaccttggtGCTTGGGGAAGCTCATGGAGATGATCTTGAGTGCCCATCACATGGCACCTCCAGGAGATCCAGGGGATCATGCCCAGCCAGCATGGGTTTGTCAAAGGCGTAACCGCCCGACCCAATCTCCTTCTGTAACACAGTGCCCCTCTTAGTGGACGAGGGAAAGTCCAGAAACGTTGACTTCCTGCACTTTGGAATAAAGTCTTTAACACTGTGTCCCACAGAACTCTCCTGGAGACACCAGCTGCTTGTGGCTTTGACGCTCTGTTCTTGAGTTAAAAACTGGCTGCTGGCCTGGCCCAGAGAGTGCTGGTGAATGGAATTCcttgcagcaggcagctggtcCCTAATGGTGTCCCCCAGGACTCCGTACTGAGGGCTCTGTACTGTACTGTTTTTTACCTTTGGTGATGATCTGAGCTCTTGAGGGAATCCAAGAGCTCCTTTAGTCAGTTTGAGGACAACATCAAGCTGGGCGTGAGTGCTgttctgctggagggcaggaaagcTCTGCGGAAGGATCTGCACTGTCTTCTGGATCCACGGGCCAGGGCCAGTtgtgtgaggttcaacaaggccaagtgctgggtcctgcccttgggtcacaggaaccgcctgcagctccaggctgggacagcGTGTCTGGCAAACTGCTGGATGGGAgaggacctgggggtgcaggTTTTCAAGGGCTGGACACGAGCtggagtgtgcccaggtggccaagaaggccaatggcaccgGGCTTGtgtcagcaatggtgtggccagcaggagccgggcagtggccagcaggagcagggcagtggccatccccctgtgctgggggcactggtgaggccacagctggaATCTTGTGTTCAGCTTTGTTtcctcacagcaggaaggacactgaggtgctggatcatgtccagagaaggaaatggagctggggaagggtctgtaGAGCGAGTCATatggggagcagctgagggaactgggtgAGTTTagtgtggggaaaaggaggtttGGGAGAACCGGATCACTCTGTACGATGATCTAGAAGAAAGTTATAACCATATGggaattgtttttttctcccagcagctagcaataggaaaaaaaagtggcCTCAAGATGTCCCAGTGGAGGTTcaagttggatattagggaaaatttcttcactgaaggaGTGGTCAAGCATCGGAGCAGGCTCCctggggaagtggtggagtcaccaccgctgaaagtgttcaaaaatgGAGTAAATGTGGCGCTTCATTATATGGCTTAATGGTATTTGGTCAAAGGCtgggcttgatgatcttggaggtcttttccaaccttagtgATTCTATGAATCTCGATTTGGTCCTGTTGTTTTTTCACTCAGCTAAATGGGAAGCAATCAGTTGCGTTTGCACGGAGCAGTATCCTTGAAGCGACGCAGTGCTGGAGGTTGTTTGAGCCCAGGAAAACAATCTCTTTGTGGCATGCAGgagaaggctggagctgctgaccTGGGGAGGTGCTTCTGGATTGATAGTTGGAGGGCGAAGGAGCAGCCGGTGCTGGTGATGTGTGGGCAGTTCCCTTCACGAGGAATGCTGTGCTGGTTGGTTTGGACCATATCGAGTTGGGGGTGTTTGGATGATGGATCTCTTTGCTTGCTAATGATGTGTTGGGGTGAATTGTCCAAATCTCTGCAGTCCTTTATGGGTCCCCTCCTTGCTTCTTTGAGGTGCACCTTGTCTATGCCACCCTGTTTCTTCTAAGGCAGTGCTGTGGCATTGCAGAATGGTTATCTTTGGTGGGATGATGGTTTGGAGGTGGCTTTCAAGGCTTTGCATTATTGGAGGGTCTGGAAGGCAGAGCAAGGTGGTGGAAGAGAAGGAGGTATGCAGGGCAGGCATCATGCCATTTGGGGCAAATGGGTGCCCCAGTGGTCTGGCAGCTGTAAGAGgtgcctgggggctgcaggaccaCCATTCCCTGGGAGCGTGCTATCCATAGCCTTTGATCCAGGCAGGATGCATTGGCAAGATGGGCTGCAGGACAGAGACTCATCCCCTCACAGCCTGAGGGGACCATGTCTTTGCATGTCAGGTCTAAGCGTGGAGCACAGTGAGCACAGCTTagctttttcattctttttggtttttacaaaaagtctttatttctaacaaaagaataaataaataaataaataaataaatggccagccaaagaaagaaataatcgACTAAGTTAATTAATGAGTTAAATAAGTAAGCAAACAGAGTTCTGTGATAAATAGTGATTGGCATTCCCACAGTAGTTCCCCAGTGTCCATGATCCCCTTGCCGTTCATCAGGTGAGGTTGCAGTCCGGATGAACGCGGTAATTCCACAGGTAACAATACCTTCTGTATCCCCAGTGTCTCGTAGGTGTCCATGAATGTGTAGCACAGaaatttcctcttccttcctctccagtgCCTGTGGTTTGGGTGTGGGCTGTGCCACATACtggccccagtgccaccacGCTCATAGGCCTTTCCCCATCAGCTCATCGGTTGGAAGACGTGTGACTGGTACCAAGtgatcccagcctgggctcctgctgtcacCACTCAATCCATGGCTACTGGTGCTGGCTGGCGATGGGTGTTTGTTCTCTGTGGGTTTAGTGGGGTCCAGAGCAGCTTGGTGCTTCATGCGCCGTATGAGTTTGTCCACGTGTTGTAAGCAGACACGAGCTTCGAGGCGGACGTGGTCCCAGGCGCAGGCGCTGTGGCTGTGTGCCTGGAGAAAGGCGTGGATTTTCCCGAAGTACTTGTTGATGGTGAGCCGCGGGTCGCTTGGTCCTTTGAAGAGCAGGGGGTCGTTGGGGAGGCATTGATTGAGGTGGTGGATGTGGTGCTGCAGTTTGTTGAGGAGGAGGTTGCGAGCGTGGCTGGGCCAGTGCTGGCGGGTGCTGTTGGAGCTGAGGGTGTGGAAGAGGCGCTGGAGGATGCGCagggcggtggcggcggctTGGTGCGGGCCGAGGTTGGGGTGGAGGAGGGTGTCGGGGAAGAAGGGCGGCTCTTGGAGgcggcagggctgtgtgtggctggGAGGCATGTCCTGGAGGAGGCGGAGTGCGTCGCCGGGGAAGGTGTCGTCGTGTGTCCAGAGGCGTTGGCAGGCGAGGCTGGTGGCCAGAGCggcgaggaggagcaggagcggcGGTGCGGCGTGCAGCAGCCGTGGCTGCgtggctgtgggcacagccaTGCTGGGTCTGCGGGTGCTGTCGggtggtgctgggcaggaggagcccggTGAGGCtcggtggtgctgctgctgctggtggctgtggctggggcGCTGCCGGCTTTGTACGGCGGCAGCTTTCCCTTCATCGCTTTCTGATTGCCGGGAGTTTCCGGCCGTGCTTTCCAGTCTGTGCTGGTGGCTGCGGTGGTCTTGGGCAGTGTTTTGTTGGGGTGGCCGTGGTTGAGGATTGTGGTGGCAGCGGTGTGCTGGGGCAGAGTGTCAGTCATGGCTGGAAGGGGTTGTGAAAGCTCTGGGCCAGAGGCGCTGGGGGGTCAGGTGCGTTGGGGAGGGTGTTGGGCGATCCTTTCACTTGCCGAGCCAGCTGCAAGGTCTGTGCTGTTGAGCTGAGTCTCTGTTTGTGCCCAAGCATCGTTTCCACTTGCAAAGCCCTGGTTTTGGTTGTGGTcacttttcctttcactttgAGGCTTGCCTTTAATTTCATCTTAGccactgttttccttttgtggTTGCAAGGGATGTGCGGTGATGTCAGTGGGTGAGGGCCGGCGTTTCCCCTCCTGCGGTTAACGCCCAGAGGCACTGGCAGGGTTCAAGGGGCTGTCTGTGCATGTGGGTCTTGGAGGCCTGAGTGTGTCCTTGCAAGGAGGCACTGCACCTGCTGTGTTTGGGAGGAGCGAGCCACAAGGCAGGCAAGAAAGGCTGAGTGAAGAAGTCGCGGAAAGGGAAAGCTTTTGCTGTTACTGTCGCGCTTGGTGCCATGGCTGTGGCCCCGGAGCATCGGTCTGCTTTTGAGATCCATGCCTCAGTGGCTGAGGTGGCCAGAGGTCAAAGGAGGACATTCCCCCATGAAAGAAATGGGGTTGTGCTTTGGGACTGCTGGAGCCCTTGCTCGGAGCAGCGCGTCCTGTTCAGGGCTCTTTAGTCTATGAGAGGTGTGGTGTCCTTGGAAGGTGATGGCTCTGAAAATGCACGGGGGTCCAGAGGCCGTGACCTGtgagaaaggctgagggagttTGTCTTCTTTGGCTGGAGTATTGTAGGTTTGCCAGTAGTTTCAGATGCCTTtccaaaaatgcacaaaatctGTGGCAAGGTGAAGAGATGTTTGGGGTGTGCAGAGACTTGCAAGGGGATGATCCCTCTGGCCTGGTGGAGAAATGGTGGGATTGTTGCTTGGAGCAGATCGTGGGATTTGAAAGTTTTAGGCCTTTGGGGGACAGAGAATTTGGAGGTGAGCGGTTGTTTGTCACCTTGTGCGTCAGTGATCTCCAGGCAGGCTGCcgaaggcacacaaggcaaatgCTGGGAGCCCTCGCGGAAAATCCCTGTAGATCCCCAGGCCAGTGTAGGAGAGGGTCGAGTTTGAGACCGTCGTGGCAACCTGAATGTGCACAAGTCCATGGAACCTGAAGAGGCTGATGCGTGAGCCGTGAGGGAACTGTcagatggagctgctgggccaCAGTGCCTGGTTTTTGAAATCTGGTGTCCGTCAGTTGAAGTTCCCAGTAAGTGGTAGAAGGGAGGTATAAGCCTCCCTTTGTATAAGGGGAAAAGCAGAAGAGTGTGGGAACTACAGAGCAGTCCGGCTGAGCGCAGTGTCAGGCAAGAAGATGAGGCTGTTGTGCTTGGTCACCAGATTCAGCTAAGGCCTAGGGAAAACCAAGAGGTGGTCGGTAATGGGGAGCATGGCATTCCAATTGCGTAGTCACCATTCCTGGTGATTTTTTGTGATGTTCTATGGCTACGGCTACAGAGCAGTGGTGGATAGGGGCAGAGCAAGTGAGCTTGTGTGCCTGGGCTTGAGCAAAGTGCTGGGCCGTGTCCTGCATCCTTGTCTGTGAGTCAGAGAGGCATGGATTGGATGGATGGAGCACGTTGTGGATAAAGCAGATGAGGTGCAGCGGTGCTCCCCAGCCTTTGcgtgtttttctttttgggacTCTGTGGTGGTGGCCAACCGCTGGCAGTGTTTTTCCAAGAGTTTGCTACAGCATCTTGCTTGGTCAGGTGCCATTGAGAAGAGTGGGCAGAGGCGGTTTGGAGGAAGGCTTGGGGTAGGTGTGGAGTGAGGATGGCTTTGGCTGGCCCAGAGACTGGTTGCTGTGCTAGAGAGATGAGAGGCAATGGCAAGTGTTTTGTTGTAGGTCTTTATTTTCAGCGGCATAAATAAGTGaataagtagaaaaataaatacatgtatcaataaataaagaaacaaataaataaatcagtctAGAAATAAGTGGAGAAAGTCCTTTGCCCGTATCACTGGGAGAGGCTGAATCAATGGGAGA
Above is a window of Lonchura striata isolate bLonStr1 chromosome Z, bLonStr1.mat, whole genome shotgun sequence DNA encoding:
- the LOC144248211 gene encoding interferon-like; translation: MAVPTATQPRLLHAAPPLLLLLAALATSLACQRLWTHDDTFPGDALRLLQDMPPSHTQPCRLQEPPFFPDTLLHPNLGPHQAAATALRILQRLFHTLSSNSTRQHWPSHARNLLLNKLQHHIHHLNQCLPNDPLLFKGPSDPRLTINKYFGKIHAFLQAHSHSACAWDHVRLEARVCLQHVDKLIRRMKHQAALDPTKPTENKHPSPASTSSHGLSGDSRSPGWDHLVPVTRLPTDELMGKGL